The Branchiostoma floridae strain S238N-H82 unplaced genomic scaffold, Bfl_VNyyK Sc7u5tJ_1494, whole genome shotgun sequence genome includes a window with the following:
- the LOC118407857 gene encoding neuronal calcium sensor 1-like, with product MGKVLSLLPCGGVQKRSTTRGQSRRMIAQLARKTNFNEKEVRQWQSLFLKDCPDGSLSRDKFVAFYCAFFESVNDQEKVSLARQIFRTFDQDGDGQVDFPEFLRGMSALLRGTTAQRLRWAFSMYDIDNNGELSRDELLNVLKLMYELQHPRRRTSEPGSSENTGPGSTTHLEKLVDRLLSVLDDNNDGHVQMKEFVEGVRRNPQLLTFDEGD from the exons ATGGGTAAGGTTCTGTCTTTACTACCTTGCGGTGGCGTGCAAAAACGATCCACTACCAGGGGACAGTCGCGGAGGATGATCGCGCAGTtggcaagaaaaacaaatttcaacGAAAAGGAGGTTCGTCAGTGGCAAAGCCTATTCCTCAAAGACTGCCCGGATGGATCGCTCTCTCGAGACAAGTTCGTCGCTTTCTACTGCGCTTTCTTCGAGTCAGTCAACGACCAGGAGAAGGTTTCGCTGGCGAGGCAAATCTTTCGCACTTTCGACCAAGACGGAGACGGACAGGTGGATTTTCCGGAGTTCTTGCGGGGGATGAGCGCTCTTCTCCGGGGTACCACCGCTCAGAGGTTACGGTGGGCCTTCAGTATGTACGACATCGATAACAACGGCGAACTCAGCCGAGACGAACTCTTAAATGTTTTAAAG TTGATGTACGAATTGCAGCACCCCAGGAGGAGAACCAGCGAGCCGGGGAGTTCGGAAAACACCGGGCCGGGCTCCACCACGCACCTGGAGAAGCTGGTGGACAGGCTGCTGTCCGTACTGGACGATAACAACGACGGACACGTGCAGATGAAGGAGTTTGTGGAGGGAGTCAGGAGGAATCCTCAACTGCTGACCTTCGATGAGGGAGACTGA
- the LOC118407852 gene encoding peptide chain release factor 1-like, mitochondrial: MIFRWLRHVGMIVHKPACSPGFRRCFSWGGGRWNRPHRPPTCPLSTVTVFHKFPLSTRLSITTSQAFSTAARVRTFSLQDEATWSYLKRLVTEGQTVMESLQSGEKTDTEHRRLVQRWEELRHIVEKVQQVETTQKELVEVEKLLSGLEDGETEMRDLALQEKEAYENDMKHLEDEILTLLVPADEADENDIILEVVAGVGGQEAMLFTSDMFEMYCQYAAYKNWHMQVLTMDTSTLGGLRHATASIKGLNAYKLLKLEAGVHRVQRVPKTEKAGRVHTSTMTVAVLPQPKEIDNTWDKSEFKIETKKASGAGGQHVNKTESAVRIVHIPTGIAVECQQERSQLRNRAIAMTTIQARLYQMKLDQQRSQQQLARQQQMGTAARSEKIRTYNFTQDRVTDHRAGVNMFNLQDFLLGGDRLDEMIHTVQQHLHREEVLLIMEQDSKQQHKS; this comes from the exons ATGATATTCCGATGGCTTCGGCACGTCGGGATGATCGTACACAAACCGGCGTGTTCACCGGGGTTCAGACGATGTTtttcatggggaggggggcggtggaATCGTCCCCACCGCCCGCCTACCTGTCCTCTCAGTACGGTGACGGTGTTTCACAAGTTCCCCCTATCCACCAGACTTAGTATCACAACTTCACAAGCCTTCTCAACTGCGGCAAGAGTAAGGACGTTCAGTTTACAAGACGAAGCAACATGGAGTTACCTGAAGAGACTTGTAACAGAGGGCCAGACTGTGATGGAGAGCTTACAGAGCGGagagaagacagacacagaACACAGGAGACTTGTACAGAGGTGGGAGGAGCTCAGACACATTGTGGAGAAGGTACAGCAAGTGGAGACGACACAGAAGGAGTTAGTGGAGGTAGAGAAACTGTTGTCAGGTCTGGAGGATGGGGAGACAGAGATGAGAGACTTGGCTTTACAGGAGAAGGAGGCGTATGAAAATGATATGAAACACTTGGAGGATGAG ATCCTGACGTTGCTGGTTCCCGCGGATGAAGCCGATGAGAATGACATCATTCTAGAGGTGGTAGCGGGGGTCGGAGGTCAGGAGGCCATGCTGTTCACGTCGGACATGTTTGAGATGTACTGTCAATACGCTGCGTACAAGAACTGGCACATGCAGGTTCTTACAATGGACACTTCAACACTAG GTGGATTAAGACATGCCACAGCCAGTATCAAGGGTCTGAATGCCTACAAACTGCTGAAGCTGGAGGCTGGGGTTCACCGTGTGCAGAGGGTACCCAAGACGGAGAAGGCAGGCAGGGTGCACACCAGTACCATGACTGTAGCAGTCTTACCTCAGCCTAAAGAG ATTGACAACACCTGGGATAAGAGTGAGTTTAAGATAGAGACTAAGAAAGCCAGCGGTGCAGGTGGACAACATGTCAACAAGACAGAGAGCGCTGTAAGGATTGTTCACATCCCCACAG GAATTGCGGTTGAGTGCCAGCAGGAGCGTTCCCAGCTGCGTAACCGCGCCATCGCCATGACGACCATCCAGGCCAGACTGTACCAGATGAAACTGGACCAGCAGCGATCTCAGCAGCAGCTGGCGCGGCAGCAGCAGATGGGAACAGCCGCGCGGTCGGAGAAGATCCGCACATACAACTTCACGCAGGACCGTGTGACTGACCACAGGGCGGGGGTTAACATGTTTAACCTACAGGACTTCCTGTTGGGTGGGGACAGACTGGACGAGATGATCCATACAGTACAGCAGCATCTACATAGAGAAGAAGTGCTGCTTATCATGGAGCAGGatagtaaacaacaacacaagtcATAA